Proteins encoded by one window of Pelmatolapia mariae isolate MD_Pm_ZW linkage group LG14, Pm_UMD_F_2, whole genome shotgun sequence:
- the nars2 gene encoding probable asparagine--tRNA ligase, mitochondrial: MLQSAAKVLSFASATSVSRGIATGIRHYCKNTPTKLRVSQALSGAELGSNIKVQGWVRSVRAQKANVFLHVNDGSSLQSLQVVASSELSDPLLTFGSAVEVTGILKKSPHQKQPVELDAKQISVVGECNPVDFPFKIKERHGLEYIRQFPHLRCRTNAFSSLLRIRSEATAAIHSYFKDNGFVEINTPIITSNDCEGAGELFQVEPSGPDYADGENFFSVPAYLTVSGQLHLEVVSGAFSKVYTFGPTFRAENSQSRRHLAEFYMVEAEISFTQSLEDLTKVMEDMFRFATEHVLAHCVEDVDLFHKHVTPGHRDTVDAMLKNSFPVITYREAIDILHRSSERFAFPTDWGCDLKTEHEKYLVKHCGNIPVFVTDYPYDLKPFYARDNQDHPERTAAAVDLLVPGVGELCGGSLREERLNLLSARLEEAGLEDVYSWYLDLRRFGSVPHGGFGLGFERYLQCILGVDNIKDVVPFPRFSHSCLL, translated from the exons ATGTTGCAGTCGGCAGCTAAAGTCCTTTCTTTTGCATCAGCCACCTCAGTATCTCGGGGAATAGCGACAGGTATTCGACATTATTGTAAGAATACACCAACTAAACTAAGAGTGTCCCAAGCGCTGTCTGGGGCAGAATTGGGATCTAACATCAAAGTTCAG GGATGGGTTCGCTCGGTTAGAGCTCAGAAAGCCAATGTCTTTCTCCATGTGAATGATGGGAGCTCCTTGCAGTCTTTGCAGGTTGTCGCAAGTTCAGAGCTGAGTGATCC GTTGCTCACATTTGGTAGTGCTGTTGAAGTCACGGGCATTCTTAAGAAAAGTCCACACCAAAAACAACCAGTTGAACTTGATGCTAAGCAAATCAGTGTAGTTGGAGAATGTAACCCTGTG gattttccctttaaaatcaaagagCGACATGGCCTTGAGTATATTCGCCAATTTCCTCATCTCAGGTGCAGAACAAATGCTTTTAGCTCCCTGTTGAGGATACGAAGTGAGGCCACTGCAGCAATTCACTCATATTTCAAG GACAATGGCTTTGTAGAGATTAACACTCCAATCATCACGTCAAATGACTGCGAAGGGGCAGGGGAGCTCTTTCAGGTTGAG CCATCAGGCCCAGATTATGCAGATGGAGAGAACTTTTTCTCTGTACCAGCCTACTTGACCGTGTCTGGACAACTTCATTTGGAAGTGGTGTCAGG GGCTTTTTCTAAAGTCTATACATTTGGGCCAACTTTCCGTGCAGAGAACTCCCAAAGCAGACGCCACCTGGCTGAGTTTTACATGGTAGAGGCAGAGATCTCCTTCACACAGTCCTTAGAGGATCTCACTAAG GTTATGGAGGACATGTTCAGATTTGCCACGGAGCATGTATTGGCTCACTGTGTGGAGGATGTGGATTTGTTTCACAAGCATGTGACTCCTGGGCACAGG GACACTGTAGATGCAATGCTAAAGAATAGCTTTCCTGT GATTACCTACAGAGAAGCTATAGACATCCTGCATCGCAGTTCAGAGAGATTTGCCTTCCCAACAGAT TGGGGCTGTGACCTTAAGACAGAACACGAGAAGTACCTGGTGAAACACTGTGGCAACATTCCAGTCTTTGTCACTGATTATCCTTATGATCTGAAGCCTTTTTATGCAAGAGACAACCAGGATCATCCTGAGCGTACA GCAGCTGCAGTGGACCTTCTTGTGCCAGGAGTTGGAGAGCTCTGTGGGGGCTCCCTAAGAGAGGAGAGGCTGAATCTGCTGAGTGCTCGGCTGGAAGA GGCGGGATTAGAAGACGTCTATAGCTG GTATCTGGACTTGAGGCGTTTTGGCTCTGTCCCTCATGGCGGCTTTGGACTGGGATTTGAGCGATATTTGCAATGCATTCTTGGTGTCGACAACATAAAAGATGTCGTTCCTTTCCCAAGATTTTCTCATTCTTGTCTTCTGTGA